GGGACCGAGTTTGATCCGACTAGTACCGGCTAGGAGTGTAGGAGTGGACATGGTACGTGCCTATTTTCACGTTTTGAATTATTATGTTTTCGGTACAACAAATTACCAATATTATCCGTATATGTTATCTGAAAAAAGAAATCCAGCAAACGTTTATGGGCTGATATGCTCTCgaaatgtaaatttatatattacatttaatcaaTATCcaacattgacaaatatttgAATGCACGAATAAGCTGGTTTTTAAAGTGTTAATTCGAACTTGAATTTATCAGAGTTGTAAAATGCTAACAAATGTGGAAGTtctttactaaatttttttaaagcttATACACCTTGAACTATTAGAAAGAAGAAAACTTCTGATTTGTGGATCTTGATCTGAATGTAAAAGTTAGAGGTTGAAAAGAGACACATAATGCATGGTTATAATCCATAGTTTAGGAAAATAAACATATGTCGATGGTCGAGTcataatattttagtaaaaaaatatgaatccGTATAAAAATACATGAAAGGTGgggatatatataatataataagaataaaGTTGGTTAAAAAGTAATGATACCATCTTGTATAAATAACCAATTTGGATCCTTGAAATTGGGCCACAACAGTAGAATATAGTTGGGTCGACTTTTTAGTTAGGCCAGTTTCGTAGAATGTATGTTAGGCCCAAATAATTTTGGCAATCTTTCAAGAGCCTCTAAAGCAAGCAGAGGGTCTACGGAGGTCTCTTCAATCAACATCTTCATTTCTCAGACGTGGTTTGCCACAAGTCCGCTGGGCGCGGCGCCGACGATtagagagagacaaaagagtGACGAAGAGAGAATCAGAAagctttacatatatatatagagagagaaacatAAAGAGATTGATTTCAAGGAGAATGGCGATCAGGAAGCTTCTACTTCTACTGAAACCGATTGATCCGTACCCGTTTCTTCAATCAGGAGGTGTCTCGCTCATCAAAAACCCTCAGGTATTACTCTCCTCACTGCGTTTCATCTAGATTTTTGGAAATTCTATAGCCAGATCAAGTCTATTTCGTTTCGCATAGAAGGTGTTCGACGAAATTCCCAAGAGAATGAGAATGAGACTGAAACGTTTGTCAGTTTCTTGAGaaaactccttttttttttgttgttgctgttgtgGGTGTTTCCTCTTACTGTGTCAAAATACAAATCTTTCTGCTTCCTTCATGCCCGCATTGCGAAATgtttccatttttatttgtttgtgagTATTGAGACTCTGTTTTAATGGTGCGATGTGTCAATCTGAAGAGTAGGTTGAGCAGCAATGTAACTGTGTTAACTGCAAACAACTCTAGTTACTTATCATTTACACAAAGGCATACCAGTGGGAGTCTGATATTTGTATCTTTAGTGTAGTCATACGTGTGCAAATTAGTTACTAAGAAAGGCTTAGACTTTGGTTTTGTATGCAATTGGAAACTATCTTTGTTATTGTTGTAGTTTGCTTCTCATGGCTTCTTACATTGTTATTGACTCTGtttttgctgttgttgttgttgtttaggTTCTGAAGTATCTAGAAAGCAGGTGCAAAGTACATAGGAATGCTATCAACGTTTGTCAGGAGATACTTAATAAGAAGCCAGTTGAATGGAAACCCATTTCACGTAATGACGTATCGAATCCCATTCGTGACGTGGATATGGTCATCACCGTTGGTGGAGATGGCACCCTCTTGCACGCCAGTCATTTCTTAGACGATTCTGTTCCGGTTCTAGGAGTCAATTCTGACCCAACACAAGCTCACGAGGTCTTTTATCCTGATTTTTCTCATATCACCTGATAAGCATTAGCCTTTTAGTGAAATAATGTGAAAAGAAGCTAAGTGTTTTGTTATAATCACAGGTGGAAGAACTGAGCGATCAGTTTGACGCTAGTAGAAGCACTGGTCATCTTTGTGCGGCAACAGTTGAAAACTTTGAACAGGTGAGTTTGATCCTTAGAACACTCAACGCCTATGCAAATTTGGTTTTAAACAGTCAGCTATTTGTTCACAGGTCCTGGATGACATTTTGTATGGGAGAGTAGTTCCTTCGAAAGTATCGAGAATATCAGTAAAGTTAAACACAGAGCCTCTTCTCTCACACGCACTTAATGACGTTTTGATCGCACACCCGTGCCCTGCAGCGGTTTCAAGGTTCTCCTTCAAGTAAGAGGTTCTTATAATGAAAAAGTAATTAAGTTTGGTTGAAACAAGCTTAGTATCCAACACTATGAACCAATGTGCGCAGGATAAAGAACAAAGATGGCTACACCAGTCCAAAGACAGTGAACTGCCGCTCGAGCGGTCTAAGACTCTGCACAGCAGCTGGCTCAACTGCAGCAATGCTGTCAGCAGGTGGGTTCGTGATGCCAATGTTGTCTCGTGATCTCCAGTTTATGGTTAGAGAGCCCATCTCTCCCGGTTCAGCCGCCACTCTAATGCA
This Brassica napus cultivar Da-Ae chromosome C6, Da-Ae, whole genome shotgun sequence DNA region includes the following protein-coding sequences:
- the LOC106354545 gene encoding NADH kinase isoform X2 translates to MAIRKLLLLLKPIDPYPFLQSGGVSLIKNPQVLKYLESRCKVHRNAINVCQEILNKKPVEWKPISRNDVSNPIRDVDMVITVGGDGTLLHASHFLDDSVPVLGVNSDPTQAHEVEELSDQFDASRSTGHLCAATVENFEQVLDDILYGRVVPSKVSRISVKLNTEPLLSHALNDVLIAHPCPAAVSRFSFKIKNKDGYTSPKTVNCRSSGLRLCTAAGSTAAMLSAGGFVMPMLSRDLQFMVREPISPGSAATLMHSSFKPDQSMDVNWYSDHGTIYMDGCQVRYNVQLGDTIEISSDAPVLNVFLSQGFSQVRSRYGFKQTKDLQDCNGFC
- the LOC106354545 gene encoding NADH kinase isoform X3, with product MAIRKLLLLLKPIDPYPFLQSGGVSLIKNPQVLKYLESRCKVHRNAINVCQEILNKKPVEWKPISRNDVSNPIRDVDMVITVGGDGTLLHASHFLDDSVPVLGVNSDPTQAHEVEELSDQFDASRSTGHLCAATVENFEQVLDDILYGRVVPSKVSRISVKLNTEPLLSHALNDVLIAHPCPAAVSRFSFKIKNKDGYTSPKTVNCRSSGLRLCTAAGSTAAMLSAGGFVMPMLSRDLQFMVREPISPGSAATLMHSSFKPDQSMDVNWYSDHGTIYMDGCQVRYNVQLGDTIEISSDAPVLNVFLSQGFSQVRSRY
- the LOC106354545 gene encoding NADH kinase isoform X1; this translates as MAIRKLLLLLKPIDPYPFLQSGGVSLIKNPQVLKYLESRCKVHRNAINVCQEILNKKPVEWKPISRNDVSNPIRDVDMVITVGGDGTLLHASHFLDDSVPVLGVNSDPTQAHEVEELSDQFDASRSTGHLCAATVENFEQVLDDILYGRVVPSKVSRISVKLNTEPLLSHALNDVLIAHPCPAAVSRFSFKIKNKDGYTSPKTVNCRSSGLRLCTAAGSTAAMLSAGGFVMPMLSRDLQFMVREPISPGSAATLMHSSFKPDQSMDVNWYSDHGTIYMDGCQVRYNVQLGDTIEISSDAPVLNVFLSQGFSQVRSSDADMVSSKQKICKTAMGFAN